In Drosophila bipectinata strain 14024-0381.07 chromosome 2R, DbipHiC1v2, whole genome shotgun sequence, one genomic interval encodes:
- the EndoB gene encoding endophilin-B1 isoform X2 encodes MNINLPNFNVKNLVKEAGSTISRVVQLTEEKLGTTERTEYDLHFQNLAERADVTKTWTEKIVRDTESVLIPNPQNRVEDFIFEKIEKSKPKRLSNLEHLALDMIEAGGDFGQDLPYGQALIKVGQAEQKLGQCEHDFIATSGICFTQPLRKFLDGEMKTISKERGILETKRLDLDACKNRVKKARSMLGQQSAERDLRVAQAEFDRQSEITKLLLDGISTSQASHLRHLHAFVQAQVRYYKQCGDTMEQLQRELANLGGPTPYIPLDLGDASGSKSTGSSGGSSARGTGHNSAANPAAFGNKPSQPMHVSTDQMQRARVLCSYDAKDHTELNLSANEVIFVTECSPVNEDYMYGKQGLMKGLVPRAFVEMLDEEHDITL; translated from the exons ATGAATATAAATCTGCCAAACTTCAATGTTAAGAACCTGGTGAAGGAGGCGGGCAGCACAATCTCTCGAGTGGTGCAG CTGACAGAGGAAAAGCTCGGCACCACAGAGCGCACCGAATACGATCTTCACTTCCAAAATCTCGCCGAGCGGGCGGACGTTACCAAGACATGGACGGAGAAGATTGTCCGCGACACCGAATCGGTGCTTATTCCCAATCCACAAAATCGCGTCGAGGATTTCATCTTCGAAAAGATCGAAAAATCGAAGCCCAAGCGTCTGAGCAACCTGGAGCATCTCGCCCTGGATATGATCGAGGCCGGTGGGGACTTTGGTCAGGATCTGCCCTATGGACAGGCTCTGATCAAGGTAGGCCAAGCGGAGCAAAAGTTGGGCCAGTGCGAACACGACTTTATCGCCACCTCGGGCATATGCTTCACCCAGCCGTTGCGCAAATTCCTCGACGGTGAGATGAAGACCATTAGCAAGGAGCGGGGCATTCTGGAAACCAAGCGCCTCGACTTGGACGCCTGCAAGAACAGAGTTAAAAAGGCACGCAGCATGCTTGGCCAGCAGTCG GCCGAGCGCGATTTACGGGTGGCCCAGGCCGAATTCGATCGCCAGTCAGAGATAACGAAACTGCTGTTAGATGGGATCAGCACTTCGCAAGCTTCCCATTTGCGTCACCTACACGCCTTCGTCCAAGCCCAGGTGCGGTATTATAAGCAATGCGGCGACACCATGGAACAGCTGCAGCGCGAGTTGGCCAA CTTGGGAGGCCCCACACCATACATTCCGCTCGACTTGGGCGATGCCAGCGGTAGCAAGTCTACCGGATCCTCAGGTGGATCCTCTGCCCGAGGCACAGGCCATAACAGTGCCGCTAATCCGGCCGCTTTTGGTAACAAGCCCAGTCAGCCCATGCACGTCAGCACGGATCAGATGCAGCGAGCTCGCGTTCTTTGTTCCTATGACGCCAAAGATCACACTGAGCTAAACTTGAGCGCAAATGAG GTGATCTTCGTAACTGAATGCTCACCCGTAAACGAGGACTACATGTACGGAAAACAGGGTCTGATGAAGGGTCTCGTGCCACGCGCTTTTGTAGAGATGCTTGATGAGGAGCACGACATCACCCTTTAA
- the EndoB gene encoding endophilin-B1 isoform X3: MNINLPNFNVKNLVKEAGSTISRVVQLTEEKLGTTERTEYDLHFQNLAERADVTKTWTEKIVRDTESVLIPNPQNRVEDFIFEKIEKSKPKRLSNLEHLALDMIEAGGDFGQDLPYGQALIKVGQAEQKLGQCEHDFIATSGICFTQPLRKFLDGEMKTISKERGILETKRLDLDACKNRVKKARSMLGQQSKDGISPEAVLEQAERDLRVAQAEFDRQSEITKLLLDGISTSQASHLRHLHAFVQAQVRYYKQCGDTMEQLQRELAKMQHPKPRLRINSEDVDGGPPSSVSMHSCDSDSVALDSDPDPDQNKSLDNLLEDFRIEFDASAISTVIFVTECSPVNEDYMYGKQGLMKGLVPRAFVEMLDEEHDITL, translated from the exons ATGAATATAAATCTGCCAAACTTCAATGTTAAGAACCTGGTGAAGGAGGCGGGCAGCACAATCTCTCGAGTGGTGCAG CTGACAGAGGAAAAGCTCGGCACCACAGAGCGCACCGAATACGATCTTCACTTCCAAAATCTCGCCGAGCGGGCGGACGTTACCAAGACATGGACGGAGAAGATTGTCCGCGACACCGAATCGGTGCTTATTCCCAATCCACAAAATCGCGTCGAGGATTTCATCTTCGAAAAGATCGAAAAATCGAAGCCCAAGCGTCTGAGCAACCTGGAGCATCTCGCCCTGGATATGATCGAGGCCGGTGGGGACTTTGGTCAGGATCTGCCCTATGGACAGGCTCTGATCAAGGTAGGCCAAGCGGAGCAAAAGTTGGGCCAGTGCGAACACGACTTTATCGCCACCTCGGGCATATGCTTCACCCAGCCGTTGCGCAAATTCCTCGACGGTGAGATGAAGACCATTAGCAAGGAGCGGGGCATTCTGGAAACCAAGCGCCTCGACTTGGACGCCTGCAAGAACAGAGTTAAAAAGGCACGCAGCATGCTTGGCCAGCAGTCG AAAGATGGCATCTCGCCAGAGGCCGTCTTGGAACAG GCCGAGCGCGATTTACGGGTGGCCCAGGCCGAATTCGATCGCCAGTCAGAGATAACGAAACTGCTGTTAGATGGGATCAGCACTTCGCAAGCTTCCCATTTGCGTCACCTACACGCCTTCGTCCAAGCCCAGGTGCGGTATTATAAGCAATGCGGCGACACCATGGAACAGCTGCAGCGCGAGTTGGCCAA GATGCAGCATCCAAAGCCACGCCTGCGCATCAATAGCGAAGACGTTGATGGTGGGCCTCCCAGCTCTGTATCGATGCATTCCTGTGATTCCGATTCCGTAGCACTAGATAGCGACCCAGATCCCGATCAAAACAAGTCCCTTGACAATCTTCTGGAAGACTTTCGCATTGAGTTTGATGCGAGTGCCATATCCACA GTGATCTTCGTAACTGAATGCTCACCCGTAAACGAGGACTACATGTACGGAAAACAGGGTCTGATGAAGGGTCTCGTGCCACGCGCTTTTGTAGAGATGCTTGATGAGGAGCACGACATCACCCTTTAA
- the EndoB gene encoding endophilin-B1 isoform X4 translates to MNINLPNFNVKNLVKEAGSTISRVVQLTEEKLGTTERTEYDLHFQNLAERADVTKTWTEKIVRDTESVLIPNPQNRVEDFIFEKIEKSKPKRLSNLEHLALDMIEAGGDFGQDLPYGQALIKVGQAEQKLGQCEHDFIATSGICFTQPLRKFLDGEMKTISKERGILETKRLDLDACKNRVKKARSMLGQQSAERDLRVAQAEFDRQSEITKLLLDGISTSQASHLRHLHAFVQAQVRYYKQCGDTMEQLQRELAKMQHPKPRLRINSEDVDGGPPSSVSMHSCDSDSVALDSDPDPDQNKSLDNLLEDFRIEFDASAISTVIFVTECSPVNEDYMYGKQGLMKGLVPRAFVEMLDEEHDITL, encoded by the exons ATGAATATAAATCTGCCAAACTTCAATGTTAAGAACCTGGTGAAGGAGGCGGGCAGCACAATCTCTCGAGTGGTGCAG CTGACAGAGGAAAAGCTCGGCACCACAGAGCGCACCGAATACGATCTTCACTTCCAAAATCTCGCCGAGCGGGCGGACGTTACCAAGACATGGACGGAGAAGATTGTCCGCGACACCGAATCGGTGCTTATTCCCAATCCACAAAATCGCGTCGAGGATTTCATCTTCGAAAAGATCGAAAAATCGAAGCCCAAGCGTCTGAGCAACCTGGAGCATCTCGCCCTGGATATGATCGAGGCCGGTGGGGACTTTGGTCAGGATCTGCCCTATGGACAGGCTCTGATCAAGGTAGGCCAAGCGGAGCAAAAGTTGGGCCAGTGCGAACACGACTTTATCGCCACCTCGGGCATATGCTTCACCCAGCCGTTGCGCAAATTCCTCGACGGTGAGATGAAGACCATTAGCAAGGAGCGGGGCATTCTGGAAACCAAGCGCCTCGACTTGGACGCCTGCAAGAACAGAGTTAAAAAGGCACGCAGCATGCTTGGCCAGCAGTCG GCCGAGCGCGATTTACGGGTGGCCCAGGCCGAATTCGATCGCCAGTCAGAGATAACGAAACTGCTGTTAGATGGGATCAGCACTTCGCAAGCTTCCCATTTGCGTCACCTACACGCCTTCGTCCAAGCCCAGGTGCGGTATTATAAGCAATGCGGCGACACCATGGAACAGCTGCAGCGCGAGTTGGCCAA GATGCAGCATCCAAAGCCACGCCTGCGCATCAATAGCGAAGACGTTGATGGTGGGCCTCCCAGCTCTGTATCGATGCATTCCTGTGATTCCGATTCCGTAGCACTAGATAGCGACCCAGATCCCGATCAAAACAAGTCCCTTGACAATCTTCTGGAAGACTTTCGCATTGAGTTTGATGCGAGTGCCATATCCACA GTGATCTTCGTAACTGAATGCTCACCCGTAAACGAGGACTACATGTACGGAAAACAGGGTCTGATGAAGGGTCTCGTGCCACGCGCTTTTGTAGAGATGCTTGATGAGGAGCACGACATCACCCTTTAA
- the EndoB gene encoding endophilin-B1 isoform X1, with protein MNINLPNFNVKNLVKEAGSTISRVVQLTEEKLGTTERTEYDLHFQNLAERADVTKTWTEKIVRDTESVLIPNPQNRVEDFIFEKIEKSKPKRLSNLEHLALDMIEAGGDFGQDLPYGQALIKVGQAEQKLGQCEHDFIATSGICFTQPLRKFLDGEMKTISKERGILETKRLDLDACKNRVKKARSMLGQQSKDGISPEAVLEQAERDLRVAQAEFDRQSEITKLLLDGISTSQASHLRHLHAFVQAQVRYYKQCGDTMEQLQRELANLGGPTPYIPLDLGDASGSKSTGSSGGSSARGTGHNSAANPAAFGNKPSQPMHVSTDQMQRARVLCSYDAKDHTELNLSANEVIFVTECSPVNEDYMYGKQGLMKGLVPRAFVEMLDEEHDITL; from the exons ATGAATATAAATCTGCCAAACTTCAATGTTAAGAACCTGGTGAAGGAGGCGGGCAGCACAATCTCTCGAGTGGTGCAG CTGACAGAGGAAAAGCTCGGCACCACAGAGCGCACCGAATACGATCTTCACTTCCAAAATCTCGCCGAGCGGGCGGACGTTACCAAGACATGGACGGAGAAGATTGTCCGCGACACCGAATCGGTGCTTATTCCCAATCCACAAAATCGCGTCGAGGATTTCATCTTCGAAAAGATCGAAAAATCGAAGCCCAAGCGTCTGAGCAACCTGGAGCATCTCGCCCTGGATATGATCGAGGCCGGTGGGGACTTTGGTCAGGATCTGCCCTATGGACAGGCTCTGATCAAGGTAGGCCAAGCGGAGCAAAAGTTGGGCCAGTGCGAACACGACTTTATCGCCACCTCGGGCATATGCTTCACCCAGCCGTTGCGCAAATTCCTCGACGGTGAGATGAAGACCATTAGCAAGGAGCGGGGCATTCTGGAAACCAAGCGCCTCGACTTGGACGCCTGCAAGAACAGAGTTAAAAAGGCACGCAGCATGCTTGGCCAGCAGTCG AAAGATGGCATCTCGCCAGAGGCCGTCTTGGAACAG GCCGAGCGCGATTTACGGGTGGCCCAGGCCGAATTCGATCGCCAGTCAGAGATAACGAAACTGCTGTTAGATGGGATCAGCACTTCGCAAGCTTCCCATTTGCGTCACCTACACGCCTTCGTCCAAGCCCAGGTGCGGTATTATAAGCAATGCGGCGACACCATGGAACAGCTGCAGCGCGAGTTGGCCAA CTTGGGAGGCCCCACACCATACATTCCGCTCGACTTGGGCGATGCCAGCGGTAGCAAGTCTACCGGATCCTCAGGTGGATCCTCTGCCCGAGGCACAGGCCATAACAGTGCCGCTAATCCGGCCGCTTTTGGTAACAAGCCCAGTCAGCCCATGCACGTCAGCACGGATCAGATGCAGCGAGCTCGCGTTCTTTGTTCCTATGACGCCAAAGATCACACTGAGCTAAACTTGAGCGCAAATGAG GTGATCTTCGTAACTGAATGCTCACCCGTAAACGAGGACTACATGTACGGAAAACAGGGTCTGATGAAGGGTCTCGTGCCACGCGCTTTTGTAGAGATGCTTGATGAGGAGCACGACATCACCCTTTAA
- the LOC108123549 gene encoding uncharacterized protein — translation MFPLNSDINIQSQNYYFKNWIAYTEDHVPVQKIYISKVPSQLKKSALRAHLEIYGNVLEMKISKTKKEKSSEGYALYETAKQAAKSLHSPIHHVNGHRFHVQAGDSWLQPEAYGSPSESVDLLPGEEAPIMRLNDYCLELILENLEFVADQIRFARTCQRFRAVYEMASRRMHSIADTYDLFDATVWEMTDFFKLSGSNLEAFDTVVETTHQEKLYALLGEHCPNLTTLDLWNSPDIESNAHKIFPKLGKLEELQVAGTDLHDSSIESLKNLNNLKILDASSTHLRGQTMDKLPSSIEELSLNRCHYFNMENLPKICKKLTKLKELNILNVELLPRTIGQTLIRQNCFPSLEIIRITVFSNDPYDFVARIPKLKHLSIYNPKTVPEYIGLSLFVQLVKRKSEKLERLDIIGPYMLNQQQMHQITKLAGLRILLLPYIETLDDEVLAKFADLKNLERIHISASSKVSDAAILGLFCACPMLSIVGLQDRTWSDKLVKGIEKKVREETKYKEMKRVLPIKLMSFKKQHEGEIQSQDIVGSKSNPDDVVQLINTETKGGGLPFDYDFEGCDDDDFEEKYWSEDEQGYDDYYGDSMSDYFFISYNLGVFKMHF, via the exons atgtttcctCTAAACAGCGATATTAATATCC AATCTCAAAATTACTATTTTAAGAATTGGATTGCCTATACAGAGGATCACGTTCCAgtgcagaaaatatatattagtaAAGTGCCGTCACAG CTCAAGAAAAGCGCACTGAGGGCACATTTGGAGATATATGGAAATGTGCTGGAAATGAAAATATCCAAGACCAAAAAGGAAAAGTCCTCAGAAGGTTATGCATTATATGAAACCGCAAAGCAGGCAGCCAA GTCTCTCCATAGTCCGATTCACCATGTAAACGGCCACAGGTTCCATGTGCAGGCTGGCGACAGCTGGCTGCAGCCGGAAGCCTACGGTAGCCCATCAGAATCTGTAGACCTGCTGCCTGGCGAGGAAGCACCTATCATGCGGTTGAATGATTACTGCCTGGAGCTCATCCTAGAGAACCTGGAGTTCGTGGCGGACCAAATTCGCTTCGCCAGAACCTGTCAGCGGTTCAGGGCCGTCTATGAAATGGCATCACGCCGAATGCATAGCATAGCCGATACGTACGATTTATTTGACGCTACCGTTTGGGAAATGACCGACTTTTTTAAGCTGTCTGGATCAAATTTGGAAGCCTTTGACACCGTCGTTGAAACAACACATCAAGAAAAGCTATACGCTCTTCTGGGGGAACACTGCCCAAATCTGACCACTCTAGATTTGTGGAACAGCCCGGATATAGAGAGTAATGCTCACAAAATATTTCCCAAGTTGGGAAAACTGGAGGAGCTTCAAGTAGCGGGAACGGATCTGCACGACAGCTCGATAGAGTCGCTTAAGAACCTCAATAACCTAAAAATACTTGATGCCAGCTCTACTCACCTGAGGGGACAAACCATGGATAAATTGCCTTCCTCAATAGAAGAGTTATCGCTGAATAGGTGTCACTATTTCAATATGGAGAATTTACCAAAGATTTGCAAGAAGCTAACAAAACTAAAGGAGCTCAACATTCTAAATGTTGAGCTCTTGCCTAGGACTATTGGACAAACTTTGATTCGGCAAAATTGTTTTCCCTCTCTAGAGATAATACGCATAACCGTTTTTAGTAATGATCCTTATGACTTCGTGGCTCGTATACCCAAGTTAAAACATCTATCGATCTATAATCCGAAAACCGTTCCTGAATACATAGGATTGTCTCTTTTTGTACAGTTGGTGAAGCGGAAGTCGGAGAAACTAGAGCGATTAGATATAATCGGCCCTTACATGTTGAATCAACAACAGATGCACCAAATAACTAAGTTAGCTGGACTACGAATCCTGCTTTTGCCTTACATCGAAACATTAGACGATGAAGTACTGGCAAAGTTTGCCGATTTAAAAAATCTGGAGCGCATACACATCAGCGCGTCTTCTAAAGTAAGCGATGCTGCGATTCTAGGCCTGTTTTGCGCCTGTCCCATGCTGAGCATAGTGGGGCTGCAGGATCGCACATGGAGCGACAAGCTGGTTAAGGGAATTGAGAAGAAAGTACGTGAAGAAACTAAATATAAGGAGATGAAAAGGGTTTTGCCCATCAAACTGATGTCCTTCAAGAAACAACATGAGGGTGAAATCCAATCTCAGGACATTGTT GGCTCGAAATCAAATCCGGATGATGTCGTTCAATTAATTAACACGGAAACGAAGGGCGGAGGATTGCCCTTTGACTATGACTTCGAGGGCtgcgatgatgatgatttcGAAGAAAAATATTGGTCCGAAGATGAGCAAGGCTACGATGATTACTATGGCGATAGTATGAGcgattatttctttatttcatATAATTTGGGTGTTTTTAAAATGCACTTTTAG
- the LOC108123404 gene encoding uncharacterized protein isoform X2 — MAQFVANPPQQNYYFKESIAYTEDHIPVQKLYLYKVPAELSQNVLELHFCGYGRVVRLQIFRPRNAPRGSCFRSQRRFTGYVFFADAKDAAKALQGRVHHVNGRKFHVQASDSWHQPAAHIPRHLPVVRPNIRAPPPPPIFVLNDHCLEYIFKYLSLPDQVHFARACSRFRSIYKLASPRLHKIVDLCHFDEMTVWDMRDFFRISGPHVQQIEGVMPTSRTQRFCDYLSTSCPNLKAMMLLSSPLNSRNMNKLFSKMQSLETLYMPMSNLTDAAILTLRYMRNLKTLNISWNSFSGYTLSKLTAPIETLSMNECLSFQTFELPRICKKFSQLKELNITNMNTSYFKAYQVLVKENACPNLEILRMTAFEGDTYEFMAQLPSLKQLFVYPTIIGHNTLREELFEQLAEYKAHQLLRLEIHGNTVLSRQAVTKISKLTELRRLLLPRIDADSGIDHLSNLQNLEQITIQQSDSTSGSAILHLFGACPKLSDIHLDGYVDPCDKLVLGIVSRVRQETANKEMHRKLPIKLCVFLKDTVMEDLLNNNNVAPKDIIQLRCTTQFDHDLTGIDFVNLIEDEFDFDPDDIDLADDSGDDESDYFERRDMFDAGYLDDSDFDERESFFDIENQDNDDDDVIDPLP, encoded by the exons ATGGCTCAATTCGTAGCCAACCCAC CTCAGCAAAATTACTATTTCAAGGAATCGATTGCATACACCGAAGACCACATTCCCGTCCAGAAGCTTTATCTGTACAAAGTGCCAGCGGAG TTGAGTCAAAATGTCTTGGAGCTGCATTTCTGTGGGTACGGCCGAGTAGTGCGTCTGCAGATTTTTCGACCCAGGAACGCCCCACGTGGAAGTTGCTTTCGAAGTCAGCGTCGATTCACTGGCTATGTATTCTTCGCCGATGCCAAGGATGCAGCAAA GGCCCTGCAAGGTAGGGTTCATCATGTTAACGGGCGAAAATTTCATGTCCAGGCCAGTGATAGCTGGCACCAGCCTGCTGCCCATATACCACGCCATTTGCCCGTGGTACGTCCAAATATTAGGGCCCCGCCGCCACCACCCATTTTTGTGCTGAACGATCATTGTTTGGAGTACATCTTCAAATATCTTTCGCTGCCAGATCAAGTTCACTTCGCCAGGGCCTGTTCACGCTTCAGATCGATTTACAAGCTAGCCTCGCCCAGACTGCACAAAATAGTTGATCTCTGTCATTTCGACGAAATGACTGTATGGGATATGCGAGATTTCTTTAGAATTTCTGGACCACATGTGCAGCAGATAGAGGGCGTGATGCCCACATCTCGGACACAGCGCTTCTGCGATTACCTATCAACCAGCTGCCCAAACCTGAAGGCAATGATGCTACTCAGCAGCCCCCTTAATTCGCGCAACatgaacaaattattttccaaGATGCAAAGTCTGGAGACTCTCTACATGCCGATGTCAAACTTGACCGATGCAGCAATTTTGACACTGCGCTATATGCGCAATTTAAAGACGTTGAATATTAGCTGGAACTCGTTTTCAGGATATACCCTGTCCAAGTTGACTGCTCCAATCGAAACGCTGTCGATGAACGAATGTTTATCGTTCCAAACATTTGAGTTGCCCAGGATTTGTAAAAAGTTTAGCCAGTTGAAGGAGCTAAACATTACGAATATGAATACATCCTATTTTAAGGCCTACCAGGTGCTGGTGAAGGAAAACGCCTGCCCCAATCTGGAAATTCTGCGGATGACGGCTTTCGAAGGCGACACCTACGAGTTTATGGCTCAACTACCCAGTCTGAAGCAGCTGTTTGTTTATCCAACAATAATTGGTCATAATACGTTGCGCGAGGAACTCTTCGAGCAGTTGGCCGAGTATAAAGCGCACCAGTTACTGCGCCTTGAGATCCACGGAAACACCGTTCTCTCGAGGCAAGCAGTAACTAAGATATCCAAGCTGACTGAACTTCGCCGACTACTATTACCCCGTATCGACGCAGACAGCGGGATAGATCATTTATCGAATCTTCAAAATCTGGAGCAGATTACAATTCAACAATCTGATAGCACCAGTGGATCGGCTATATTACATCTATTCGGTGCATGTCCAAAATTGAGCGATATTCATTTGGATGGTTACGTGGATCCGTGCGACAAGCTGGTACTTGGAATCGTTTCCCGGGTCCGCCAGGAGACTGCCAACAAGGAGATGCATCGGAAGTTGCCCATAAAACTTTGCGTCTTTCTTAAAGATACCGTGATGGAGGATCTCCTCAATAATAACAATGTGGCTCCTAAGGACATCATCCAACTGAGATGTACAACACAATTTGACCACGATCTGACCGGCATCGACTTTGTCAATTTGATAGAAGACGAATTTGACTTTGATCCAGATGATATAGATCTGGCGGATGACTCAGGAGATGATGAATCTGATTATTTTGAGCGACGTGACATGTTTGATGCCGGCTACCTAGACGATAGTGACTTTGACGAGCGCGAGTCTTTCTTTGATATCGAGAATCAGGATAACGATGATGATG atGTTATTGACCCGTTGCCGTAG
- the LOC108123404 gene encoding uncharacterized protein isoform X1, which produces MAQFVANPPQQNYYFKESIAYTEDHIPVQKLYLYKVPAELSQNVLELHFCGYGRVVRLQIFRPRNAPRGSCFRSQRRFTGYVFFADAKDAAKALQGRVHHVNGRKFHVQASDSWHQPAAHIPRHLPVVRPNIRAPPPPPIFVLNDHCLEYIFKYLSLPDQVHFARACSRFRSIYKLASPRLHKIVDLCHFDEMTVWDMRDFFRISGPHVQQIEGVMPTSRTQRFCDYLSTSCPNLKAMMLLSSPLNSRNMNKLFSKMQSLETLYMPMSNLTDAAILTLRYMRNLKTLNISWNSFSGYTLSKLTAPIETLSMNECLSFQTFELPRICKKFSQLKELNITNMNTSYFKAYQVLVKENACPNLEILRMTAFEGDTYEFMAQLPSLKQLFVYPTIIGHNTLREELFEQLAEYKAHQLLRLEIHGNTVLSRQAVTKISKLTELRRLLLPRIDADSGIDHLSNLQNLEQITIQQSDSTSGSAILHLFGACPKLSDIHLDGYVDPCDKLVLGIVSRVRQETANKEMHRKLPIKLCVFLKDTVMEDLLNNNNVAPKDIIQLRCTTQFDHDLTGIDFVNLIEDEFDFDPDDIDLADDSGDDESDYFERRDMFDAGYLDDSDFDERESFFDIENQDNDDDGIVLYEDVIDPLP; this is translated from the exons ATGGCTCAATTCGTAGCCAACCCAC CTCAGCAAAATTACTATTTCAAGGAATCGATTGCATACACCGAAGACCACATTCCCGTCCAGAAGCTTTATCTGTACAAAGTGCCAGCGGAG TTGAGTCAAAATGTCTTGGAGCTGCATTTCTGTGGGTACGGCCGAGTAGTGCGTCTGCAGATTTTTCGACCCAGGAACGCCCCACGTGGAAGTTGCTTTCGAAGTCAGCGTCGATTCACTGGCTATGTATTCTTCGCCGATGCCAAGGATGCAGCAAA GGCCCTGCAAGGTAGGGTTCATCATGTTAACGGGCGAAAATTTCATGTCCAGGCCAGTGATAGCTGGCACCAGCCTGCTGCCCATATACCACGCCATTTGCCCGTGGTACGTCCAAATATTAGGGCCCCGCCGCCACCACCCATTTTTGTGCTGAACGATCATTGTTTGGAGTACATCTTCAAATATCTTTCGCTGCCAGATCAAGTTCACTTCGCCAGGGCCTGTTCACGCTTCAGATCGATTTACAAGCTAGCCTCGCCCAGACTGCACAAAATAGTTGATCTCTGTCATTTCGACGAAATGACTGTATGGGATATGCGAGATTTCTTTAGAATTTCTGGACCACATGTGCAGCAGATAGAGGGCGTGATGCCCACATCTCGGACACAGCGCTTCTGCGATTACCTATCAACCAGCTGCCCAAACCTGAAGGCAATGATGCTACTCAGCAGCCCCCTTAATTCGCGCAACatgaacaaattattttccaaGATGCAAAGTCTGGAGACTCTCTACATGCCGATGTCAAACTTGACCGATGCAGCAATTTTGACACTGCGCTATATGCGCAATTTAAAGACGTTGAATATTAGCTGGAACTCGTTTTCAGGATATACCCTGTCCAAGTTGACTGCTCCAATCGAAACGCTGTCGATGAACGAATGTTTATCGTTCCAAACATTTGAGTTGCCCAGGATTTGTAAAAAGTTTAGCCAGTTGAAGGAGCTAAACATTACGAATATGAATACATCCTATTTTAAGGCCTACCAGGTGCTGGTGAAGGAAAACGCCTGCCCCAATCTGGAAATTCTGCGGATGACGGCTTTCGAAGGCGACACCTACGAGTTTATGGCTCAACTACCCAGTCTGAAGCAGCTGTTTGTTTATCCAACAATAATTGGTCATAATACGTTGCGCGAGGAACTCTTCGAGCAGTTGGCCGAGTATAAAGCGCACCAGTTACTGCGCCTTGAGATCCACGGAAACACCGTTCTCTCGAGGCAAGCAGTAACTAAGATATCCAAGCTGACTGAACTTCGCCGACTACTATTACCCCGTATCGACGCAGACAGCGGGATAGATCATTTATCGAATCTTCAAAATCTGGAGCAGATTACAATTCAACAATCTGATAGCACCAGTGGATCGGCTATATTACATCTATTCGGTGCATGTCCAAAATTGAGCGATATTCATTTGGATGGTTACGTGGATCCGTGCGACAAGCTGGTACTTGGAATCGTTTCCCGGGTCCGCCAGGAGACTGCCAACAAGGAGATGCATCGGAAGTTGCCCATAAAACTTTGCGTCTTTCTTAAAGATACCGTGATGGAGGATCTCCTCAATAATAACAATGTGGCTCCTAAGGACATCATCCAACTGAGATGTACAACACAATTTGACCACGATCTGACCGGCATCGACTTTGTCAATTTGATAGAAGACGAATTTGACTTTGATCCAGATGATATAGATCTGGCGGATGACTCAGGAGATGATGAATCTGATTATTTTGAGCGACGTGACATGTTTGATGCCGGCTACCTAGACGATAGTGACTTTGACGAGCGCGAGTCTTTCTTTGATATCGAGAATCAGGATAACGATGATGATGGTATAGTTTTATATGAGG atGTTATTGACCCGTTGCCGTAG